TAATCAGCAAAACCGCTGAAATACTTGCAACCGAAGGCAGATTTTGTGTGATTATCCCGTTTCCGGCAGGTCCAACTTTCGAAAAAACCTGTGAGGAGAATAAACTTTTCCTATTACGTCGGATTACCGTTTATGGCAACGCGAACGTAGAACCGAAACGGCTCATTCTGGAATTCAGCTCTAACAAAAATATTAGTGTTTCTGAAGAAATTTTCGTTACCGAAAAAGCGCCGCGTGTTTATTCTGAGCAGTATTTAAAGGCAACCGCAGACTTTCACGAATTCGAATGAAGCTTATTTAGGCGCATTCAGGGTAACCACAATGTCTTTATTGATGTTTTTAGCCGACGAATATTTCGCATCGCAAACCGATGTCGTCAGCGTATAATTGCCTTTATCCACCAAAATATAGTTTTGATTTCTGGCAGGAACATCAAGGTTGTAGAATTTGCGCCCGCTGATCTTGACAATCAGGTTGCATTTTGATTTGTTCACGATCTGTACATAGGCATTTTTGCTGCTCGGATCTGTGTTGAAAAGATGCGTCAGAAGTTCTGCAGTACGCTTGTTCTTATCATTGGAACCGTCGCGAGCTACGTCTTTTTTTATGGCAGTTTTAAGCTTTTCTGTACTGATCGGTTTCACAACAGGTTTGGCTACCGTAGCTTTCGCGGCCGCCGGCTTGTTATTGTTGATGGCTGCGAAAAGTTTCCGTTTAAATTCAGGCGTTTTAGGATGATTGGGGTTATATTTTATGAAGTTGGCAATAACCTTTGGATCCGTACTTTGCTCGACCTGTGCAGCTGTGTATTTAGACTGTCCACATGCCAAAACCGACATAAAAAAAAACAGAAAGTAAAAATATTTTTCCATTAATCAGGTGGTTTTTAGAAGTTTAAATTTTACCTATAACGGCGAAATGTTCTTTTTAGTTTACGTGGAATTTATTATCTTTGCCACGCTTAAAAACTAAGCTAAAAGTAGGACAAATTTTTAATAAAAAACAAATTTATGTATACACCGGTTGCTGCAGACGTAGCTAAATTAAGAAACATTACAGGTGCAGGAATGATGGACTGCAAAAAAGCATTGGTTGAAGCCGAAGGAGATTTCGACAAAGCAATTGAAAACCTTAGAAAAAAAGGCCAGAAAGTTGCCGCCAACAGAGCTGACCGGGAGTCTACCGAAGGAGCTGTGATTGCCAAAGTGAGCGCCGACAAAACTAAAGGTACCATCATCGCCCTGAACTGCGAGACCGACTTCGTAGCAAAGAACGAAGATTTCGTAAAACTGGCACACGAACTGGCAGAACTGGCAGTGGGCAAAACTAAAGAAGAATTTTTAGCAGCAGAATACAGCGGAACTACCGTAGCTGAAAAACTAATCGATCAGACCGGGATTATCGGCGAAAAAATTGAGATCGGTTCATTTGAAACTATCGAAGGTCCTTATTTAGGAGCTTACATCCACGCAGGTAACAAGATCGCGGCTATTACTTCACTTTCTGCTGATGTTGCTGGTGGCGACGAGGTTGCAAAATCTGTTTCAATGCAGGTTGCAGCAATGAACCCTATTGCACTGGACGAAACAAAAGTTTCTCAGGAAACTATTGACCGTGAACTTGATATCGAAAGAGAAATCCTTACCAAAGAAGGTAAGCCTGCAAACATCATCGACAATATCCTTAAAGGGAAAATGCAGAAATTCTACAAAGACAACACTTTGGTACACCAGTCTTTCATTAAAGACAGTGGCCTTTCCGTTGCAGAATACGTAAAATCTGTAAATGCAGATCTTACCGTAGTAGGTTTTGTAAGAGTAAGCCTGGCTTAATCAGCAATAAATAACAATTTTAATCTCTTCCATTAATCGTGGAAGAGATTTTTTTTTCGCTAAATATGAAGTAATTTTGTCTCCCGGAAAAAATATATGTCCAGAGCCAAAACTTCCAGCAGTTTTACCCTGCTTTTCATCCTATTCCATATTTTCGCAAATGCCCAGCAATACATCAGCGTAGATACCTCCACTTATACCGCAGAGCAGCTTGTACGTGATGTATTTATCGGTACCAGCAACGCTGGCTGCATCACGGTATCGAATGTTTCAACATCAGGTTGGCAGACTGCGGGAGGCAGCGAGGCAAGCTACGGATATTTCGAAAAAGGCACACTGCCTTTTGATATCAGCAAAGGGA
This window of the Flavobacteriaceae bacterium 3519-10 genome carries:
- a CDS encoding Translation elongation factor Ts; its protein translation is MYTPVAADVAKLRNITGAGMMDCKKALVEAEGDFDKAIENLRKKGQKVAANRADRESTEGAVIAKVSADKTKGTIIALNCETDFVAKNEDFVKLAHELAELAVGKTKEEFLAAEYSGTTVAEKLIDQTGIIGEKIEIGSFETIEGPYLGAYIHAGNKIAAITSLSADVAGGDEVAKSVSMQVAAMNPIALDETKVSQETIDRELDIEREILTKEGKPANIIDNILKGKMQKFYKDNTLVHQSFIKDSGLSVAEYVKSVNADLTVVGFVRVSLA